In Populus alba chromosome 1, ASM523922v2, whole genome shotgun sequence, a single window of DNA contains:
- the LOC118046982 gene encoding ABSCISIC ACID-INSENSITIVE 5-like protein 2 isoform X2: MGVQTMASQSNGQQSHMQPCQLTRQTSWYNLTLNEVENQMGNLEKPLCSMNLDELLKNVWSTEANQSMGMDSESTATSSLQRQASFTLARALSGKTVDQVWKEIQEGQKKRFGQEMNVQEREQTLGETTLEDFLVQAGLFAEATISPSLDLVTVAAVTPQCFPQNMVLSSSPSTGTLSDSTTSGWNRDVPDALEKSIERRLKRKIKNRESAARSRARKQAYHNELISKVSRLEEENIKLKKEKCLELYGVGRSRQDFLVYNVKS, translated from the exons ATGGGGGTTCAAACGATGGCATCGCAAAGCAATGGCCAACAATCTCATATGCAGCCGTGTCAATTGACGAGGCAAACCTCGTGGTACAACCTCACTCTCAACGAAGTTGAAAACCAAATGGGAAATTTAGAGAAGCCCTTATGTAGCATGAACCTTGATGAGCTTCTTAAAAATGTATGGAGCACCGAAGCAAATCAATCGATGGGAATGGATAGTGAAAGTACCGCAACATCTTCTCTTCAACGTCAGGCTAGTTTCACATTGGCTAGGGCATTGAGTGGGAAGACAGTGGATCAAGTCTGGAAAGAGATTCAAGAAGGGCAGAAGAAGAGGTTTGGTCAGGAAATGAACGTTCAGGAAAGAGAGCAGACACTTGGCGAAACAACTTTGGAGGATTTTCTGGTACAAGCAGGACTTTTTGCCGAAGCAACTATAAGCCCTTCTTTGGATTTGGTTACTGTTGCTGCAGTGACTCCGCAATGTTTTCCACAGAATATGGTCCTCTCCTCATCCCCTTCAACTGGCACGTTATCTGACTCCACGACATCGGGATGGAACAGGGATGTTCCAGATGCACTTGAGAAGAGTATTGAGAGGAGGCTCAAGAGAAAGATCAAGAACAGGGAATCTGCTGCCCGTTCTCGAGCTAGAAAACAG gcctatcataatGAGCTGATTAGCAAGGTTTCACGTTTAGAGGAGGAGAATATAAAGCTCAAGAAAGAGAAG TGCTTGGAGCTTTATGGGGTTGGTCGATCTCGTCAGGATTTCCTGGTTTACAACGTCAAAAGCTGA
- the LOC118046982 gene encoding ABSCISIC ACID-INSENSITIVE 5-like protein 2 isoform X1 — protein MGVQTMASQSNGQQSHMQPCQLTRQTSWYNLTLNEVENQMGNLEKPLCSMNLDELLKNVWSTEANQSMGMDSESTATSSLQRQASFTLARALSGKTVDQVWKEIQEGQKKRFGQEMNVQEREQTLGETTLEDFLVQAGLFAEATISPSLDLVTVAAVTPQCFPQNMVLSSSPSTGTLSDSTTSGWNRDVPDALEKSIERRLKRKIKNRESAARSRARKQAYHNELISKVSRLEEENIKLKKEKEFEKKFPIEPSPEQKYQLRRTSSAAF, from the exons ATGGGGGTTCAAACGATGGCATCGCAAAGCAATGGCCAACAATCTCATATGCAGCCGTGTCAATTGACGAGGCAAACCTCGTGGTACAACCTCACTCTCAACGAAGTTGAAAACCAAATGGGAAATTTAGAGAAGCCCTTATGTAGCATGAACCTTGATGAGCTTCTTAAAAATGTATGGAGCACCGAAGCAAATCAATCGATGGGAATGGATAGTGAAAGTACCGCAACATCTTCTCTTCAACGTCAGGCTAGTTTCACATTGGCTAGGGCATTGAGTGGGAAGACAGTGGATCAAGTCTGGAAAGAGATTCAAGAAGGGCAGAAGAAGAGGTTTGGTCAGGAAATGAACGTTCAGGAAAGAGAGCAGACACTTGGCGAAACAACTTTGGAGGATTTTCTGGTACAAGCAGGACTTTTTGCCGAAGCAACTATAAGCCCTTCTTTGGATTTGGTTACTGTTGCTGCAGTGACTCCGCAATGTTTTCCACAGAATATGGTCCTCTCCTCATCCCCTTCAACTGGCACGTTATCTGACTCCACGACATCGGGATGGAACAGGGATGTTCCAGATGCACTTGAGAAGAGTATTGAGAGGAGGCTCAAGAGAAAGATCAAGAACAGGGAATCTGCTGCCCGTTCTCGAGCTAGAAAACAG gcctatcataatGAGCTGATTAGCAAGGTTTCACGTTTAGAGGAGGAGAATATAAAGCTCAAGAAAGAGAAG GAATTTGAGAAGAAGTTCCCAATTGAACCTTCACCTGAACAGAAATATCAGCTTAGAAGAACAAGTTCCGCCGCTTTCTGA